TGAGCTACCGCGACTTCCTTGAGACGCTCGCGGCCGAGGAGATCGCCCACCGCGCCCAGACCCGCATCACCCGCTCCGTGCGCAGGGCGCGCTTGCCGTACCTCCGAACCGTCGAGGAATTCGACTTCACCTTCCAGACCTCGATCCGCATGCAGATGCTGGGCACCCTGCTGGGCCCCGAGCTCGTCACCGAGGGCCGATCCGCCCTCTTCTCCGGCCCGCCCGGACGCGGAAAGACGCACCGGGGCGTCGCCGTCGCGTACCGCGCCCATCCAGAACGGTTTCGAGGCCCGCTTCACCTCCGCCGACGAGCTGATCGGCGCTCTCTCCTACGTCGCACTCACCGGGCGCCCGGAGGAGGCGCTGGGGCCCTACGTCCACCCGCACGTCCTCGTCATCGACGAGCTCGGCTACCAGAGCTACGCCGCCGACGCCGCCAACGTGCTCTTCCGCGTCGTCGGCATCCGACACCTCAAGCGCCGCTCCACCCTCGTCACCACCAACAAGCCTCTGGCGGCGCTCGGGCAGGTGCTGCATGATCCCGATCTCGCTGAGGCCATCCTCGACCGCCTCCTGGAGCGCGGCACCCACTACGTGCTCGCGGCCGATCCTGCCGAACCCGCAACCACAAAGAGGATCTCACGCAAGACGCCATGATTGACGCAGCGTAGCTCCCCCCTGGCACGCCAGAGTTTAGAGAGAAACCGCGTCAGATTTCAGAGAACCCACACCTGCTTCTGGCCGTAGCGAATCCCAGCTGACTTGAACGCCTTCTTCGTCTAAGTAGGTGCTCAAAACTTTTGTCGACTTTCAGGCAGCCAACTTGAGCGTCTGCTCAGGCGTGCGGGAGGTGAAGTATCCGTGGACAGCGTCCACGAGGGCGTCGATGCTGCCGTGCAGTCGATTGGCTGCGACCCGCTGCTTCAGGTACAGCAGACCTTATCGATCGGGTTGTAGCGGTGTCCGCTGTAGGCCGGTAGAAAGAGCAGATGTACCCGAGGGTGCTCCTTCAGCCACTCCCGGACGAGCTTCGCGTGGTGGATGCTCGCGTTGTCCAGCACCAGGTACAGCGGCCGGTCGGGGTAAGCACTCGCCAGCTTCTCCAGGAACGCGATGAAGTCCACCGCCTTCTGCGGAGCGTGATCGCGTAGTGGAGCGCGCCCGTTTCAAGCTCCATCGCCCCGAAGATGCCGCGCTTACGGTTCTGCCCGGGTGTGGCAACGTCCGCCTGCCGGTCGCGCTGCATCCACATCGCCCGCTGTACGGGCATCAGGTGGATGTCGCACTCGTCCAGGCACAGCACCACGGCGTGCGCGGGAGCCGTAAGCAGTGTGCTGCAGATATGCCGCATCTTGCTGTCCGTCTCCGGGTCCTTCGGCAGGAC
The genomic region above belongs to Longimicrobiaceae bacterium and contains:
- a CDS encoding ATP-binding protein, whose amino-acid sequence is MGALSYVALTGRPEEALGPYVHPHVLVIDELGYQSYAADAANVLFRVVGIRHLKRRSTLVTTNKPLAALGQVLHDPDLAEAILDRLLERGTHYVLAADPAEPATTKRISRKTP
- a CDS encoding transposase, coding for MDFIAFLEKLASAYPDRPLYLVLDNASIHHAKLVREWLKEHPRVHLLFLPAYSGHRYNPIDKVCCT